The proteins below come from a single bacterium genomic window:
- a CDS encoding pyridoxal phosphate-dependent aminotransferase, giving the protein MQDLNSRLTPEAKSFESPKLRIITGLVQKVSGINLGQGTCQLPVPQTVVKHAYAAIEEGLNRYSLPRGLLSARSSIVKKLARDNRIQGVNPESEVILTCGATGAFEIICGALINSGDKVVFFEPSYPYHLNTAKRYHAEILTIKLRGENWDFDVLELEAALKQRPKFLMINTPSNPTGKVFTEAELKTIAALCEKYDTLVVTDEIYEYMVFDGRKHISPASLPELRQRTLTIGGYSKTFAITGWRIGFLVVPEAISEYFAALADAIYVCPPSPFQEAIARSVNELGSEFYAELALKYQAKRDFFTKSLRDCGFKIINPQGSYYLIADYSAIEANLIPLDFVKFMIEKVKVGAVPADDFVHNPTHERWVRFCLAVEDSVLEQAAKQLSQF; this is encoded by the coding sequence ATGCAAGATTTAAACTCGCGTTTAACCCCTGAAGCTAAAAGTTTTGAAAGCCCAAAGCTAAGAATTATCACCGGACTAGTGCAAAAAGTCAGCGGTATTAATCTTGGCCAAGGCACTTGTCAGCTACCCGTACCACAGACAGTGGTTAAGCACGCTTACGCTGCAATTGAAGAGGGACTAAATCGCTATTCACTACCCCGTGGGTTACTTAGTGCGCGGAGCTCTATTGTGAAGAAACTTGCCCGCGACAATCGAATTCAGGGGGTAAATCCTGAGTCAGAGGTCATTTTAACGTGTGGTGCAACAGGAGCATTTGAAATTATCTGTGGGGCGTTGATTAATAGCGGCGACAAGGTAGTTTTTTTTGAACCTTCCTATCCCTACCACCTAAACACCGCTAAGCGCTATCATGCTGAAATATTGACGATTAAGCTACGTGGTGAAAATTGGGATTTTGACGTGCTCGAACTTGAAGCTGCACTCAAACAGAGACCAAAATTTTTAATGATTAACACTCCGAGTAATCCTACGGGAAAAGTCTTTACGGAAGCGGAGCTTAAAACTATTGCTGCTCTCTGTGAGAAGTACGACACACTTGTCGTGACCGACGAAATCTATGAATACATGGTTTTTGATGGTCGTAAGCATATTTCTCCAGCGTCTCTTCCCGAGCTACGTCAGCGCACGCTAACAATTGGCGGCTACTCAAAAACTTTTGCAATTACTGGATGGCGCATTGGGTTTTTAGTCGTTCCTGAAGCAATTTCTGAATATTTCGCAGCACTTGCTGATGCGATTTATGTTTGTCCACCAAGTCCGTTTCAAGAGGCAATTGCCCGCTCTGTGAATGAACTGGGAAGTGAGTTTTATGCTGAGCTAGCGCTAAAGTATCAAGCTAAGCGAGACTTTTTTACAAAGTCGTTAAGGGATTGTGGTTTTAAAATAATTAATCCCCAGGGCAGCTATTATTTAATTGCAGACTATAGTGCGATTGAAGCAAATTTGATCCCGCTGGATTTCGTTAAATTCATGATTGAAAAAGTAAAAGTTGGAGCTGTTCCAGCAGACGATTTTGTTCATAATCCAACACATGAACGCTGGGTCAGGTTTTGCCTTGCCGTTGAAGACAGTGTTTTAGAACAAGCGGCTAAGCAACTCAGTCAATTCTAG
- the icd gene encoding isocitrate dehydrogenase (NADP(+)), protein MQTANQITKLANGALHVPDHVEIPFIEGDGVGPDIWRASQMVFDAAVEKCFHGTKKVIWKEVLAGEKAFKQVGNWLPDETLQTIKDYRVAIKGPLTTPVGKGVRSINVALRQTLDLYACIRPVRYYPGVPSPFKEPQKVNMVIFRENTEDVYAGLEFAAGTKEAEELRATVERLSGKKVRAESAIGIKPMTSFASKRLIKMAIEHALEHKLPSLTLVHKGNIMKFTEGAFREWGYELAKEEFREKVIFEEELSSSSSNGKLIIKDRIADNMFQQVQLRPDEYSVIATTNLNGDYLSDALAAMVGGLGIAPGGNIGAEGAVFEATHGTAPKYAGQDKVNPGSVILSGKMMFDYLGWTKVGSMIDSALESTIKEKVVTYDLARGMTGAKEVSCSKFAEELIARM, encoded by the coding sequence ATGCAAACTGCCAATCAAATTACAAAACTTGCAAATGGGGCTCTACATGTACCTGACCACGTTGAGATTCCATTTATTGAGGGTGATGGAGTAGGTCCTGACATTTGGCGAGCATCACAGATGGTGTTTGATGCAGCAGTTGAAAAATGTTTTCACGGCACAAAAAAGGTGATTTGGAAGGAAGTTCTTGCTGGAGAGAAAGCATTTAAGCAGGTTGGAAACTGGTTGCCTGATGAAACGCTGCAAACAATTAAAGATTATCGCGTTGCAATTAAAGGTCCCTTAACAACACCAGTAGGTAAGGGGGTGCGGTCGATTAATGTGGCTTTACGTCAAACACTTGACCTTTATGCCTGTATCCGCCCAGTGCGTTATTACCCAGGTGTGCCTAGCCCCTTTAAAGAGCCGCAGAAAGTAAACATGGTTATTTTCCGTGAAAATACGGAAGATGTTTATGCTGGGTTAGAGTTTGCTGCTGGTACTAAAGAAGCCGAAGAACTACGAGCAACAGTAGAAAGGTTGTCGGGTAAAAAAGTTCGCGCTGAAAGTGCAATTGGCATTAAGCCCATGACCAGTTTTGCCTCAAAAAGGCTGATCAAGATGGCAATTGAGCACGCTCTCGAGCACAAACTTCCCAGTCTAACTCTCGTGCACAAGGGCAATATCATGAAGTTTACTGAGGGGGCATTTAGGGAGTGGGGCTATGAACTTGCCAAGGAGGAGTTTCGAGAAAAAGTAATCTTCGAAGAAGAGCTGAGCAGTAGTTCCAGTAACGGGAAGTTAATTATTAAAGACCGCATTGCTGATAACATGTTTCAGCAAGTGCAACTCCGTCCAGATGAATACTCGGTGATCGCGACAACCAATTTAAATGGCGATTATTTATCGGATGCCCTGGCTGCGATGGTTGGTGGCTTAGGGATTGCGCCAGGTGGAAACATCGGCGCAGAAGGAGCTGTGTTTGAGGCAACGCATGGGACCGCCCCAAAGTATGCGGGACAAGACAAGGTTAACCCTGGGTCAGTTATTTTATCGGGCAAAATGATGTTTGATTATTTAGGCTGGACTAAGGTTGGATCAATGATTGATAGTGCATTAGAGTCAACAATTAAGGAAAAGGTTGTGACTTACGATTTAGCGCGAGGGATGACTGGCGCAAAAGAAGTTTCATGCTCCAAGTTTGCAGAAGAACTAATCGCGCGCATGTAA